The proteins below are encoded in one region of Silene latifolia isolate original U9 population chromosome 2, ASM4854445v1, whole genome shotgun sequence:
- the LOC141640415 gene encoding agamous-like MADS-box protein AGL80: protein MTRKKVKLAFITNDSARKATYKKRKRGLLKKMDELTTLCDVKACAVLYSPYESKPVVWPGTSGAREVISSFKRLPEMEKVKKMVSQEEFLRQRVAKAHEQLKRQQKENREKEMTQVMYQCLTARPHYVYEGVKLTIVKGEYNTKLDDCVHRILSYKFVPFSVFMAPFILTEIALVDFARSVPGVEDASSTKFTLYLCPEGMFPSNSNMKTVNYANFEIIISDKWLM from the exons ATGACAAGAAAGAAGGTGAAATTAGCCTTCATAACCAATGATTCTGCTCGAAAAGCTACCTACAAGAAACGAAAACGTGGTTTATTAAAAAAGATGGACGAGTTAACAACTCTTTGTGATGTCAAGGCTTGTGCGGTCCTCTATAGTCCATATGAGTCTAAGCCGGTGGTGTGGCCGGGCACATCGGGGGCCCGAGAAGTGATCTCGAGTTTTAAGAGGTTGCCAGAGATGGAGAAGGTGAAGAAAATGGTGAGCCAAGAGGAGTTTCTAAGGCAAAGAGTGGCTaaagcacatgaacaattaaaGAGGCAACAAAAGGAAAATAGGGAAAAAGAGATGACTCAAGTTATGTACCAATGTTTAACGG CGAGACCACATTATGTATACGAAGGTGTTAAACTAACTATTGTTAAAGGAGAATATAACACGAAACTGGACGATTGTGTGCATAGAATACTCTCATATAAGTTTGTCCCTTTTTCTGTGTTCATGGCACCATTTATACTAACTGAG ATTGCTTTAGTTGATTTTGCTCGCTCTGTGCCCGGTGTAGAAGATGCTAGCAGCACTAAATTTACATTATATTTATGCCCTGAG GGAATGTTTCCTTCAAATAGTAATATGAAGACTGTGAACTATGCTAACTTTGAGATTATTATATCTGATAAGTGGTTGATGTAG